The Arachis duranensis cultivar V14167 chromosome 2, aradu.V14167.gnm2.J7QH, whole genome shotgun sequence genome has a window encoding:
- the LOC110274772 gene encoding uncharacterized protein LOC110274772 gives MNEVVQKEVLKLWQTGVTYPISDSSLVSPIQVVPKKGGITVVSNEKNELIPTRIVTGWRMCIDYRKLNEATRKDHFPLPFIDQMLERLAEHEYYCFLDGYSGYNQIVVDSKDQEITSFTSFKYLLTKKEYKPKLIRWVLLLQEFNIEIKDKNGAENKVADHLSRIPHEEGGAHQFKVNERFSDEQLMMIQESLWFADIANFKAIREFPTNINKHMRRKLLNEAKHYIWNEPYLFKKGVDGILRRCISQEKGQKVLWQCHRFAYGGHFSGERIVAKVLQCGFYWPTIFKDAKELVSRCNECQRASNLSKKNEMPQQFILELELFDVWGD, from the exons ATGAATGAAGTGGTCCAAAAAGAAGTGTTGAAACTGTGGCAAACAGgggtaacttatcctatttcaGACAGCTCTTTGGTGAGCCCTATCCAAGTGGTTCCTAAGAAGGGAGGGATCACTGTTGTGtcaaatgagaagaatgaactaATACCTACAAGAATAGTGACCGGATGGCGTATGTGCATCGACTATAGGAAACTGAATGAAGCCACCCGGAAGGACCACTTTCCCTTACctttcatagaccagatgcttgaaagaCTCGCAGAACATGAATATTACTGCTTCCTAGACGGTTACTCCGGCTACAACCAAATAGTTGTAGACTCCAAGGATCAGGAGATAACCTCTTTTACTT CCTTCAAGTACCTATTGACCAAGAAAGAATACAAGCCCAAGTTGATAAGGTGGGTCTTGCTACTTCAAGAGTTTAACATagagataaaagataaaaatgggGCAGAGAATAAGGTGGCTGATCACTTGTCAAGAATCCCACATGAAGAGGGTGGAGCACATCAATTTAAAGTAAATGAGAGATTTTCTGAtgaacaattgatgatgattcaaGAAAGCCTTTGGTTTGCTGATATAGCTAACTTCAAGGCTATTAGGGAGTTTCCCACAAATATCAACAAGCACATGAGGAGGAAGCTGCTCAATGAGGCTAAACACTACATCTGGAATGAGCCCTACTTGTTCAAAAAGGGTGTTGATGGAATCTTGAGGAGATGTATCTCACAAGAGAAAGGACAAAAAGTGTTGTGGCAATGCCACAGATTTGCATATGGTGGCCACTTTAGTGGAGAAAGAATAGTAGCAAAGGTGCTCCAATGtggattctattggccgacaATATTCAAAGATGCTAAGGAGTTGGTGTCAAGgtgcaatgaatgccaaagagctAGCAATCtatcaaagaaaaatgagatgccacagcagTTTATCCTAGAacttgagttgtttgatgtatggggggattga
- the LOC107460307 gene encoding uncharacterized protein LOC107460307 has translation MTPYQLVYGKACHIPLELEHKVFWALKLLNFDSNAAGEKKILQLQELEELRSQAYENAKIYKEKAKKWHDQKIERREFVEGQKVLLYNSRLKFFLGKLKSRWYGPFTILKVSPYGHVELMEDKTRRTFTVNGQRLKHYLGDLLDEQRVSYNLN, from the coding sequence atgACCCCATATcagctggtgtatgggaaggcatGTCACATACCCCTTGAACTTGAACACAAAGTCTTTTGGGCACTCAAGCTGCTGAATTTTGATAGTAATGCTGCTGGGGAGAAAAAGAtcttgcaactgcaagaattagaAGAACTCAGATCTCAAGCATATGAGAATGCCAAAATCTATAAGGAGAAAGCTAAGAAATGGCATGACCAAAAGATAGAAAGAAGAGAGTTTGTAGAAGGTCAAAAGGTGCTGCTATACAATTCAAGGCTCAAGTTCTTCCTAGGAAAACTTAAGTCAAGATGGTATGGACCTTTCACCATCCTCAAGGTGTCTCCCTATGGTCATGTAGAGCTCATGGAGGACAAAACACGGAGAACCTTCACTGTAAATGGCCAGAGACTCAAGCATTACTTGGGAGACTTACTGGATGAGCAGAGAGTGAGCTACAATCTCAACTAA